In Stieleria varia, one genomic interval encodes:
- the ruvC gene encoding crossover junction endodeoxyribonuclease RuvC has product MGTKLTSPLKILGIDPGLNVTGYGVIEIHGKTPQLCEAGVIRSKARDSLEQRLAELHEGVTEVIELHRPKFLALEQLYSHYQRPRTAILMGHARGVICLAAAQAGIEVKSIEPTRVKKTMTGNGHAPKSQIQQAVKLQLNLTEIPEPADVADALAIAICGHHFSNSPLSKLF; this is encoded by the coding sequence GTGGGAACGAAGCTGACTTCGCCCCTCAAAATCCTTGGTATCGACCCGGGGCTGAACGTGACCGGGTACGGTGTGATCGAGATCCATGGCAAAACGCCACAGCTTTGCGAAGCCGGCGTCATCCGCAGCAAAGCCCGTGATAGCCTGGAACAGCGATTGGCGGAACTTCACGAAGGTGTCACCGAAGTCATCGAGTTGCACCGCCCGAAATTCCTTGCCCTGGAGCAACTTTATTCTCACTACCAACGCCCACGCACCGCGATCTTGATGGGGCACGCCCGTGGCGTGATCTGCTTGGCCGCTGCCCAAGCCGGGATCGAAGTCAAAAGCATCGAACCGACACGAGTGAAGAAAACGATGACCGGCAACGGTCACGCCCCCAAAAGCCAGATCCAACAAGCTGTCAAGTTGCAGCTCAATCTCACCGAGATTCCCGAGCCCGCCGACGTTGCCGACGCCCTGGCCATCGCCATCTGCGGCCACCACTTCAGCAACTCGCCACTGTCCAAGCTGTTCTGA
- the cysS gene encoding cysteine--tRNA ligase yields the protein MSTATASSHSHVLPATGQLRVYNTLSKTKEPFEPLEPPKVGIYLCGPTVYAESHIGHMVGPVIFDTIKRYLTYCGYQVTWVVNITDVDDKLINKSKERGIPICQIATEMTADYLANLRELGVNQIDHMPRATDYIGHIIRFIQQLVDKDHAYAVDGDVFFDVAKDPRYGQLSNRRSDDQQGEGGGAAAKKRSPGDFALWKSAKAGEIAWDSPWGSGRPGWHIECSAMSHEILGKTFDIHGGGLDLMFPHHENELAQSSCCHDAPMVKYWMHNGLMRAGEKGKVGGKSDRDDQAANEASTEEAASGKISRSKGAGGLSDLIRQQTGERIRFFLLRTHYRSTIVYNNEGLEEAGTSLEAFYRFFARYQEITGESFYAIDVAKTRAAGEFDPAQDELLKQVHELREKYLAAMDDDFNTGAAISTLFDWLRMLNRHMDQNNLAAGADADSPAVRSLAKATEVFRELASILGLFVKAPPQGGGDDDSADLLDQAIRLLIDLRKEAREKKDYATGDAIRDRLTAMGIALLDKKEGTSWERS from the coding sequence ATGAGTACCGCGACAGCCTCCAGTCACTCGCACGTCCTGCCCGCCACCGGCCAACTCCGCGTCTACAACACGCTCAGCAAGACGAAGGAGCCGTTTGAGCCGCTTGAGCCGCCCAAGGTCGGTATCTATCTGTGCGGACCCACCGTCTACGCGGAATCTCACATCGGCCACATGGTCGGCCCCGTGATCTTTGACACGATCAAACGGTACCTGACCTACTGCGGCTACCAAGTCACATGGGTCGTCAATATCACTGACGTGGACGACAAACTGATCAACAAGAGCAAGGAGCGTGGGATCCCGATCTGCCAAATCGCGACCGAAATGACGGCCGATTACTTGGCCAATCTACGTGAATTGGGGGTCAATCAAATCGACCACATGCCTCGGGCAACCGACTACATCGGCCACATCATCCGATTCATCCAGCAGTTGGTGGACAAGGACCACGCATACGCGGTCGATGGCGACGTGTTCTTTGACGTGGCCAAGGACCCTCGCTACGGACAACTTTCCAATCGACGCAGCGACGATCAGCAGGGCGAAGGCGGCGGAGCAGCGGCCAAGAAACGATCCCCCGGTGACTTTGCCCTCTGGAAATCCGCCAAAGCAGGTGAGATCGCTTGGGACAGCCCTTGGGGCTCCGGCCGACCCGGATGGCACATCGAGTGCAGCGCCATGAGCCACGAGATCCTCGGTAAGACCTTTGATATCCACGGCGGCGGCTTGGACTTGATGTTCCCCCACCACGAAAACGAACTGGCACAAAGTAGCTGCTGCCACGACGCGCCGATGGTCAAATACTGGATGCACAACGGCCTGATGCGAGCCGGTGAGAAAGGCAAGGTCGGTGGCAAGAGTGACCGCGACGACCAAGCCGCCAATGAGGCGTCGACCGAGGAAGCCGCATCGGGCAAGATCAGCCGCAGCAAAGGCGCCGGCGGATTGTCCGATCTGATTCGCCAACAGACCGGCGAGCGGATCCGTTTCTTTCTGCTCCGCACGCACTACCGATCGACCATCGTTTACAACAACGAAGGACTCGAGGAAGCAGGCACGTCGCTGGAGGCTTTTTACCGTTTCTTTGCCCGCTACCAGGAAATCACCGGCGAGTCGTTCTATGCGATCGACGTCGCCAAGACCCGAGCAGCCGGCGAATTTGATCCCGCTCAAGACGAATTGCTGAAGCAGGTCCACGAGCTACGTGAAAAATACCTCGCAGCCATGGACGACGATTTCAATACCGGAGCCGCGATCAGTACGCTGTTCGATTGGCTCCGCATGCTCAATCGTCACATGGACCAAAACAATTTGGCTGCAGGTGCCGACGCTGACTCACCCGCCGTCCGCTCGCTTGCTAAAGCCACAGAAGTGTTTCGTGAGCTGGCCTCGATTCTCGGGCTGTTCGTCAAAGCTCCGCCGCAAGGAGGCGGTGACGATGACTCAGCGGACTTACTCGATCAAGCCATCCGGTTGCTGATCGATCTACGCAAAGAAGCACGCGAGAAAAAGGACTACGCCACGGGCGATGCGATTCGTGATCGCTTGACCGCGATGGGCATCGCTTTGTTGGACAAGAAAGAAGGGACCTCGTGGGAACGAAGCTGA